The Cloacibacillus sp. An23 genome includes a window with the following:
- a CDS encoding ATP-binding protein, which yields MEEHTLIPTVKPSQEFIEIALDFANPLDLVREAISNAFDAGADRIKLGFDVIREHGDDVFKIIIEDNGSGMDFDDLQSFFDLGNSTRKHEKDKNPHSCAFIGEKGHGTKIYFNSDNIEIETLKQTSDTNKIYRATLSNPRRELYDGNIPKVTVTEEITASSEHYTKIIIKGYNGNKADKFTHDRLRDYILWFTKMGSIEKELGILTNKDVKLELKGIDWDARKSGYDVIEFGHVFPPESTNSKSLLKSYTLDAAKHYCKKVIVVNDYLNGQAGHIAIQAVFYIEGNNVKYKYNPMIRRKKLRPKPGAYTVQERYGLWICKDYIPVQRKNEWIVEKGSEFTKFHAFINCQALKLTANRGSIENTESYILEALREKAWEIYDKVYHETALPDLDMLDTEINAIYTTEKEIRDFDRRTKYIDKSKIADYKGIRLVEPRQEIGVYTLFMQLSQIEPNLFPFTILDYDTKSGIDAIVVDNADLNKPLKECYKSYVEFKNLLDKRFNHSFEKLNSIICWDLAKKKSDDTLHDGDEVLDITQDNAKKRILRVVKPSEDNRLDHTRYFLDNETLPRKIEVFVLKTYLKEKLGIEFRPRTMKECY from the coding sequence ATGGAAGAACATACCTTGATACCAACTGTAAAACCATCACAAGAATTTATTGAAATAGCTCTTGATTTTGCAAACCCCTTGGATTTGGTGCGTGAGGCAATTAGTAATGCCTTTGACGCTGGAGCAGACCGCATCAAACTTGGTTTTGATGTTATAAGAGAACATGGCGATGATGTGTTTAAGATTATTATAGAAGATAACGGCTCTGGTATGGATTTTGATGATTTACAATCATTTTTTGATTTAGGTAATTCGACACGAAAACATGAGAAGGATAAAAATCCACATAGTTGCGCCTTTATAGGAGAAAAGGGGCATGGGACAAAAATATATTTTAATAGTGACAATATAGAAATAGAAACATTAAAACAAACATCTGATACAAATAAAATATATAGGGCAACCTTGTCCAACCCACGTAGAGAATTATATGATGGTAATATCCCGAAAGTTACAGTTACAGAAGAAATAACAGCCAGTAGTGAACACTATACAAAAATTATCATCAAAGGGTACAATGGAAATAAAGCTGATAAATTTACACATGATAGACTTCGGGATTACATATTATGGTTCACTAAAATGGGGTCTATTGAAAAAGAACTGGGAATTTTAACAAATAAGGACGTTAAACTAGAGTTAAAAGGAATTGATTGGGATGCTAGAAAATCAGGATATGATGTTATTGAATTTGGACATGTCTTTCCGCCTGAAAGTACTAATAGCAAAAGTTTATTAAAAAGCTATACACTGGATGCAGCAAAACATTATTGTAAAAAAGTCATTGTTGTTAATGATTATCTGAATGGACAAGCTGGGCATATTGCAATACAAGCTGTTTTTTATATAGAAGGAAACAATGTTAAATACAAATACAACCCTATGATAAGGCGTAAAAAACTAAGGCCCAAACCAGGTGCATATACAGTGCAGGAGAGATATGGTCTTTGGATTTGCAAAGATTACATCCCTGTACAAAGAAAAAATGAATGGATAGTTGAAAAAGGCTCTGAGTTTACTAAATTTCATGCTTTTATAAATTGCCAGGCATTAAAATTAACTGCTAATAGAGGGTCTATTGAAAATACCGAATCGTATATTTTAGAAGCACTGCGCGAAAAAGCGTGGGAAATATACGATAAGGTATATCACGAAACTGCCTTACCTGACCTAGATATGCTTGACACAGAAATAAACGCCATATATACAACAGAAAAAGAAATTCGTGATTTTGACAGAAGGACAAAATATATCGATAAGTCAAAGATAGCAGATTATAAAGGAATAAGGCTTGTCGAGCCAAGGCAAGAGATTGGTGTCTACACATTGTTTATGCAGTTATCTCAAATAGAGCCAAACTTATTCCCTTTTACCATTCTTGATTACGATACAAAATCTGGTATTGATGCTATCGTAGTAGACAATGCAGATTTAAATAAGCCATTAAAAGAATGTTATAAATCATATGTCGAATTTAAAAACCTCCTTGATAAAAGGTTTAATCATTCTTTTGAGAAATTGAATAGTATTATTTGTTGGGATTTAGCAAAGAAAAAGAGTGACGATACCCTACATGATGGAGATGAAGTGCTAGATATTACTCAGGATAACGCTAAAAAACGCATCCTTCGTGTTGTTAAGCCATCTGAAGATAATAGGCTAGACCATACACGTTATTTTTTGGATAATGAAACATTACCACGAAAAATTGAAGTATTTGTTTTGAAAACATACTTAAAAGAAAAACTTGGAATAGAGTTTAGACCACGCACAATGAAAGAGTGTTACTAA
- a CDS encoding helix-turn-helix transcriptional regulator: MSGFDYRKIGENIKRLRAGKGLTQAVFAEQLDISIGYLSEIETGRQMPSSKKLFKMMELLECTPNEMILGDDQPKVYIRDKDENSIDNLEDTMKSVIEMMKTMSPDEKFKIFTYARDLHFATEYLKLKNRQRG, translated from the coding sequence ATGAGTGGTTTTGACTACAGGAAGATAGGGGAGAATATCAAGCGGCTTCGAGCCGGAAAAGGACTGACACAGGCTGTATTTGCCGAGCAGCTTGATATTTCTATAGGCTATCTGTCTGAAATAGAGACAGGCAGACAAATGCCCTCTTCCAAGAAATTGTTTAAGATGATGGAACTATTAGAATGTACTCCTAACGAGATGATTCTTGGAGACGACCAGCCTAAAGTATATATTAGAGATAAAGACGAAAACTCAATAGACAATCTGGAGGACACTATGAAGTCAGTCATCGAAATGATGAAAACAATGTCCCCAGACGAGAAATTTAAAATCTTCACGTATGCACGTGACCTGCATTTTGCAACGGAATATCTGAAATTAAAAAATAGACAAAGAGGCTAA
- a CDS encoding site-specific integrase translates to MELVEPIRDMKKLEKMKKYLKGKNLRDYCLFVLGINSGLRVSDLLNLKIDDVADKGKLKDRIHLIEQKTGKTKDFPISDTAAKAIKEYLGELNDDTGSDYLFQSRKGKKAISRIQAWRILNEAAAHAGLEKDSIGTHTMRKTFGYHAYKKGMDITIIQKLLNHSSPSITLSYIGITRDDLDNVYLNLNL, encoded by the coding sequence ATGGAATTAGTTGAGCCTATCAGGGACATGAAAAAACTCGAAAAAATGAAGAAGTATCTCAAAGGCAAAAATCTTCGTGACTATTGTTTGTTCGTGTTGGGCATCAACTCCGGCCTTAGAGTGTCAGATTTGCTCAACCTCAAAATTGATGACGTTGCTGATAAAGGCAAATTAAAAGATAGGATTCATCTTATTGAACAGAAGACGGGGAAGACTAAGGACTTCCCTATCAGTGATACGGCTGCTAAAGCTATCAAAGAATATCTTGGCGAATTGAATGATGATACCGGTTCTGATTACCTTTTCCAGTCCCGTAAGGGGAAAAAGGCCATTTCTCGTATTCAGGCATGGAGAATATTAAATGAAGCTGCGGCTCATGCAGGACTTGAAAAGGATTCTATCGGAACTCACACTATGAGAAAGACTTTCGGTTACCATGCCTATAAAAAAGGCATGGATATTACTATTATTCAAAAGCTGCTGAATCATTCCAGCCCGTCTATAACGTTGTCTTATATCGGAATTACCAGAGATGATTTAGATAACGTCTATCTCAACTTGAACTTATAA
- a CDS encoding DnaB-like helicase C-terminal domain-containing protein, protein MKNNIEKFILNHNMEVSIMYDMNKIPEDLKSINQWIAFNGKVPVDAKTGTAIDATDEQHWLTFEQVTEATKDTEYNIGLVTGGTCNLAVVDIDKCIDESGNLSDMAQDCIATINSYTEYSKSGNGVHIYFWGTLPNTFRNRYNGLEFYWRDRAIIVTGNAIPQTPSTVFAREKEAIIMHYKYMPGHADELGNALKKLLRDEVFNSLASMPVNPTEDNPNDETNNSSVDLRLCNCIAQYTKDQEVIKKILFDFTSRCRSKWYDNKTYLDRTIDLALNKFMDKKDSQENYNNIVDCYDLDSDNYYLENKYLKDITENELSSHGNTGFDNFDEVTGGLFAGAYIVAGTSSVGKTTFCLQMANQLAEQKKHVLFFSIEQTKEEMLSKSLTYLYYKNLTGGGNRLICARDFRYGKYEAIRDQYIEEYKDKIAPYMRVVSCNFKTKIHDISEYIKLHIDTIKTKPIVFIDYLQVIRTAEHHREERLVVNQVMEEIREMAKMFRIPIIVISSVNRSSYYRPLDATSPKESGQVEFTADCVLGLELNVFYDEEYKKLKSDDDKLAEISKAENHTPRYVNLRAMKNRFGDKNFTCKFCYYPQEERFMPLIEGMKKNYEDRKSKKVKPNVDKMTEREIFDLTL, encoded by the coding sequence ATGAAAAACAACATAGAAAAATTTATTTTGAATCATAATATGGAGGTTTCAATAATGTATGATATGAATAAAATTCCAGAAGACTTAAAGAGTATAAATCAGTGGATAGCCTTTAATGGTAAAGTCCCTGTCGATGCTAAGACTGGCACAGCAATAGATGCAACAGATGAGCAGCACTGGCTTACTTTTGAGCAAGTTACAGAGGCTACAAAAGATACAGAATACAATATTGGTTTAGTTACAGGTGGTACGTGTAATTTGGCAGTCGTTGATATTGATAAATGTATTGATGAAAGTGGAAATTTATCAGACATGGCACAGGACTGCATTGCAACAATTAATAGCTACACTGAATATTCAAAAAGTGGAAATGGAGTACATATATATTTTTGGGGGACCTTACCAAATACATTTCGGAATAGATATAATGGCTTGGAGTTTTATTGGCGAGACAGGGCAATTATTGTCACTGGTAATGCCATTCCACAAACTCCGAGCACCGTTTTTGCCAGAGAAAAAGAAGCAATAATTATGCATTATAAATATATGCCTGGACATGCAGATGAATTAGGTAACGCCTTGAAAAAATTATTGCGTGATGAGGTATTTAACAGTCTCGCATCTATGCCGGTAAATCCTACTGAAGATAATCCCAATGACGAAACAAATAATAGTAGTGTAGACCTGCGCCTGTGTAACTGTATCGCACAATATACAAAAGACCAAGAGGTAATTAAGAAAATATTATTTGACTTTACAAGTCGTTGTCGGAGTAAATGGTATGACAATAAGACATATTTAGATAGAACTATCGATTTAGCCTTGAATAAATTTATGGATAAAAAAGATTCTCAAGAAAATTATAACAATATAGTAGACTGCTATGATTTGGATAGCGATAACTATTATTTAGAGAATAAGTATTTAAAAGATATTACAGAAAATGAATTATCCTCTCATGGCAATACTGGATTTGATAACTTTGATGAGGTTACTGGTGGATTATTTGCCGGAGCATATATTGTAGCTGGAACATCTAGTGTAGGTAAAACAACATTTTGTCTGCAAATGGCGAATCAATTAGCAGAACAAAAGAAACATGTTTTATTTTTTAGTATAGAACAAACAAAAGAAGAAATGCTTTCAAAAAGTCTAACATATCTCTATTATAAAAATCTAACAGGTGGCGGAAATAGGTTAATATGTGCTAGGGACTTTCGTTATGGCAAATATGAAGCAATACGAGACCAATATATAGAAGAATATAAAGATAAAATTGCTCCATATATGAGAGTGGTATCATGTAATTTTAAAACAAAAATACATGATATTTCAGAGTATATCAAACTACATATAGATACAATAAAAACAAAGCCTATTGTATTTATAGATTATTTACAAGTCATACGTACCGCTGAACATCATCGAGAAGAACGCCTTGTAGTGAATCAAGTAATGGAAGAAATTAGGGAAATGGCGAAAATGTTTCGCATCCCTATAATTGTTATAAGTAGTGTCAATCGAAGCAGTTATTACCGCCCACTTGACGCAACTTCGCCGAAAGAATCTGGGCAGGTAGAGTTTACTGCTGATTGTGTTTTAGGTTTAGAATTAAATGTCTTTTACGATGAAGAATATAAGAAATTGAAAAGTGACGATGACAAATTAGCAGAGATTTCTAAAGCTGAAAATCATACGCCTAGATATGTAAACCTACGCGCTATGAAAAATCGCTTCGGTGATAAAAATTTCACATGTAAATTTTGTTATTATCCGCAAGAAGAGCGATTTATGCCGTTAATTGAAGGTATGAAGAAAAACTATGAAGATAGGAAATCTAAAAAGGTAAAACCTAATGTTGATAAGATGACGGAAAGAGAAATATTTGATTTAACTCTTTAA
- the miaB gene encoding tRNA (N6-isopentenyl adenosine(37)-C2)-methylthiotransferase MiaB, with translation MRKFFIRVFGCQMNSYDGDRLRTAMNHMGWTESAEDEADVVMLVTCSIREKAEQKAASEIGRYDLQRRRTGKPSVVLVGCMAQRIGREMAKKFPCVKLVSGPRHLGLVPQAAAELTPDCAPRFFMDDDPRALIDLEVVPTARTNPFKAYVTITYGCDRFCSYCIVPYVRGRLQSRAHEDILNEMKALIDGGVREITLLGQNVDAYGKDLKNGYGFASLLADAAALPGLERLRFATSHPKDFDADILDVMKESPSICRAINLPVQSGSDRILREMNRGYTSGQYLELVDRIKSALPDVSLTTDLIVGFPGETEEEFRDSYRLLEKVKFDIVHTAAYSPREGTRAAMMDCQVDNRVKAARLNEINALQASIARASNEQYVGQEFDILADGWAPRGEGKIQGRTMTDKVVIIPGGEEDFGKTIPVTITRASHWSLEGERRRKP, from the coding sequence TTGCGTAAATTTTTTATCAGAGTTTTCGGGTGCCAGATGAATTCCTACGACGGGGACAGGCTGCGCACCGCTATGAACCATATGGGGTGGACGGAGTCGGCTGAGGACGAGGCCGACGTCGTGATGCTCGTCACGTGCAGCATACGCGAGAAGGCGGAGCAGAAGGCCGCGAGCGAAATAGGCCGCTACGACCTGCAGCGCCGCAGGACGGGAAAGCCCTCAGTCGTCCTCGTCGGCTGTATGGCTCAGCGCATCGGGCGCGAAATGGCGAAAAAATTTCCCTGCGTCAAGCTCGTCTCGGGGCCGCGCCATCTCGGCCTCGTCCCGCAGGCCGCGGCGGAGCTGACGCCCGACTGCGCGCCGCGCTTTTTCATGGACGACGATCCGCGCGCGCTCATCGATCTCGAGGTCGTGCCGACGGCGCGCACGAACCCGTTCAAGGCATACGTCACGATAACCTACGGCTGCGACCGCTTTTGCTCTTACTGCATAGTCCCTTACGTGCGCGGCAGGCTCCAGTCGCGCGCCCACGAGGATATATTGAACGAGATGAAGGCCCTCATCGACGGCGGAGTGCGCGAGATAACGCTGCTCGGGCAGAATGTCGATGCCTACGGCAAGGATCTGAAGAACGGCTACGGCTTCGCTTCTCTGCTCGCCGACGCGGCGGCTCTGCCCGGGCTCGAGCGCCTGCGCTTCGCTACCTCGCACCCGAAGGATTTCGACGCAGACATACTCGACGTGATGAAGGAGAGCCCGTCCATATGCCGCGCGATAAATCTGCCGGTGCAGTCCGGCAGCGACAGGATACTGCGCGAGATGAACCGCGGCTACACGTCGGGGCAGTACCTCGAGCTTGTGGACAGGATAAAGAGCGCGCTTCCGGACGTGAGCCTGACGACCGACTTGATAGTAGGCTTCCCGGGCGAGACGGAGGAGGAGTTCCGCGATTCTTACAGGCTTCTTGAAAAGGTGAAGTTCGACATCGTCCACACGGCGGCCTACTCTCCGCGCGAGGGGACACGCGCCGCGATGATGGACTGTCAGGTAGACAATCGCGTCAAGGCCGCGCGCCTCAACGAGATAAACGCGCTGCAGGCGTCGATAGCGCGCGCCTCGAACGAGCAATATGTCGGACAGGAGTTCGATATACTGGCCGACGGATGGGCCCCGCGCGGCGAGGGCAAGATACAGGGCCGCACGATGACCGACAAGGTCGTCATAATCCCCGGCGGCGAGGAGGACTTCGGCAAAACGATTCCGGTCACGATAACGCGCGCGAGCCATTGGTCGCTTGAGGGCGAGCGGAGGAGAAAGCCGTGA
- a CDS encoding helix-hairpin-helix domain-containing protein: MNFRASGKVLTAAGIICFAAAFLLLNSFKGEFGKDTAGLSTELPQMEDTLDVTPKAAAPAAQEPERLASVTQSTALPQKWVVYVTGAVRNPGVYEIAPSSRVYEALNAAGGFSADADQEAVNLAAMLTDGVHIKFPRKGEAVTPQSSAPAAPARASVSSAPRASAASGKININTAGLGELDSLAGIGPKTGQAIIDYREANGPFRRVEDLMNVKGIGPKKFDAIKDDITVGG, from the coding sequence GTGAATTTCCGCGCCTCCGGCAAGGTCCTGACCGCGGCGGGAATTATATGCTTCGCAGCGGCGTTTCTTCTGCTGAACTCATTTAAGGGAGAGTTCGGCAAGGATACGGCGGGGCTTTCGACGGAGCTGCCGCAGATGGAGGACACGCTCGACGTTACGCCGAAGGCCGCGGCGCCTGCGGCGCAGGAGCCGGAGCGTCTCGCCTCTGTTACGCAAAGTACCGCTCTGCCGCAGAAATGGGTCGTCTACGTCACTGGTGCGGTGCGCAATCCGGGCGTTTACGAAATCGCGCCTTCGTCGCGCGTCTACGAAGCGCTGAACGCCGCGGGAGGATTTTCCGCCGATGCCGACCAGGAGGCGGTAAACCTCGCCGCTATGCTGACCGACGGCGTCCATATAAAATTCCCACGCAAGGGCGAGGCCGTTACGCCTCAGTCTTCCGCGCCCGCAGCTCCGGCGCGGGCCTCAGTTTCATCCGCGCCGCGCGCATCTGCCGCCTCCGGCAAAATCAACATCAACACCGCGGGCCTAGGCGAGCTCGACTCGCTTGCCGGGATAGGGCCGAAGACCGGGCAGGCGATAATCGACTACCGAGAGGCCAACGGGCCTTTCCGCCGCGTCGAGGATCTGATGAACGTCAAGGGCATCGGGCCGAAAAAGTTCGACGCGATAAAGGACGACATAACGGTTGGCGGCTAA
- a CDS encoding ComEC/Rec2 family competence protein, which yields MAAKEGPLSSAPAFFIFLSLCAAILLGVRTFAPPAAAALASALLCAAAIFAGTAGVVPGWRRMLCLVLMISFAVSFVSILRVRENISFPDRVETAGKVLLSREWGKRRAVLIETPYGRAAAYTRENPREGAKVWLRGASFDFKRAEERGGFDEMLFWRGKGAVKRLELFEIRETAPPSGVAAWRGRLDGVFAGRLYPLSAAYMSALTTGRRSAAIEEPHERAGTIHLLSVSGFHVGVLAGLLFFLQRGGAARTAVVSAAMWFYVALAGFPPGGVRAAVMAQMCLAAEALGRPYSSFNNVSAAGCVMLLYNPWSFFDVGWRLSVLAALFITAGARFAGRGFSGAAALSVLVWFVSAPVVAEVFSSVPVAGLFINVVAVPYFAVIFPLVFALSLPPLLGLPFSSFFAALSEIILSFSQNALEFLASLAPAGVGWSAMLFVFAAAVFSAAAALRCGAPAGRTPFIVLFSVILLLYLRSV from the coding sequence TTGGCGGCTAAGGAGGGGCCTCTCTCCTCGGCTCCCGCCTTTTTCATATTTTTATCTCTCTGCGCGGCGATCCTGCTCGGCGTGCGCACTTTCGCGCCGCCCGCCGCCGCGGCGCTCGCTTCGGCGCTTTTGTGCGCCGCGGCGATATTTGCGGGGACGGCCGGCGTCGTTCCCGGCTGGCGGCGGATGCTTTGCCTCGTGCTTATGATTTCATTCGCGGTTTCTTTCGTATCGATCCTCCGCGTGCGCGAGAATATCTCGTTTCCGGATCGAGTTGAGACCGCCGGAAAAGTCCTGCTCTCGCGCGAGTGGGGCAAAAGGCGTGCCGTGTTGATCGAGACTCCATACGGGCGCGCCGCCGCCTACACTCGCGAGAATCCGCGCGAAGGCGCGAAGGTTTGGCTGCGCGGCGCGTCGTTCGATTTCAAACGCGCGGAGGAGCGCGGCGGCTTCGACGAGATGCTTTTCTGGCGCGGCAAGGGCGCGGTAAAAAGGCTCGAGCTTTTCGAGATACGCGAGACGGCTCCGCCGTCCGGCGTCGCGGCGTGGCGCGGACGGCTCGACGGGGTTTTCGCCGGCCGGCTGTATCCCTTGAGCGCGGCCTATATGTCGGCGCTCACGACCGGGCGTCGCTCCGCCGCGATAGAGGAGCCGCACGAGCGCGCCGGCACTATACATCTGCTTTCCGTATCGGGCTTTCATGTCGGCGTGCTTGCGGGGCTGCTCTTCTTTCTCCAGCGCGGCGGCGCGGCGCGCACAGCCGTAGTATCGGCGGCGATGTGGTTCTACGTCGCGCTCGCCGGTTTCCCGCCCGGCGGTGTTAGGGCCGCCGTCATGGCGCAGATGTGTCTCGCGGCGGAGGCCCTCGGGCGTCCGTATTCGTCCTTCAACAACGTCAGCGCCGCAGGCTGCGTCATGCTGCTCTATAATCCGTGGAGCTTCTTCGACGTCGGGTGGCGTCTGTCTGTGCTCGCGGCGCTCTTCATAACGGCCGGAGCCCGCTTCGCTGGGCGCGGCTTTTCCGGCGCCGCTGCGCTCTCCGTGCTCGTCTGGTTCGTCAGCGCGCCTGTCGTGGCTGAGGTCTTTTCTTCCGTGCCGGTCGCCGGGCTTTTCATCAACGTCGTCGCCGTGCCGTATTTCGCTGTGATATTTCCCTTGGTTTTCGCTCTGTCCCTGCCTCCGCTGCTCGGTCTTCCATTCTCGTCATTCTTCGCCGCGCTCTCCGAAATTATCCTGAGTTTCTCTCAGAATGCGCTTGAATTCCTCGCCTCTCTGGCGCCGGCGGGCGTAGGCTGGTCTGCGATGCTTTTCGTCTTCGCCGCCGCCGTTTTCAGCGCCGCGGCCGCGCTCAGGTGCGGAGCCCCGGCTGGGCGCACGCCCTTCATCGTCCTCTTTTCCGTGATACTGCTGCTGTATCTCCGCTCCGTGTAG
- a CDS encoding type III pantothenate kinase: MLLVFDIGNTNTVMGIYDGEKLVGHWRLTSRKRTADEVGFMVQGMLSSFGIDKSAVDGAIFGSVVPPLDEMIRGGVKKYIGIDCIRVTAKLNTGLTIKMKNPTGIGADRIVNAVAGRAKYGAPLVIVDLGTAITFDVISAEGAYLGGAIAPGMELAMESLFSRTAKLPQIELTAPEHVIGGNTVEAIQSGVIYGTVGMADKIIKGIFKELGGPCRVVATGGHAPLIAKYSNRIDTVDQWLTLDGLRILYERNRVAD, encoded by the coding sequence ATGCTTCTCGTCTTCGACATTGGGAACACAAATACGGTAATGGGCATCTACGACGGAGAAAAGCTCGTCGGACACTGGCGGCTGACCTCGCGCAAGCGCACCGCGGACGAGGTCGGCTTCATGGTGCAGGGGATGCTCTCGTCGTTCGGGATAGACAAGAGCGCCGTCGACGGCGCGATTTTCGGCAGCGTGGTGCCGCCGCTCGACGAGATGATACGCGGAGGCGTAAAAAAATATATCGGCATAGACTGTATCCGCGTGACGGCGAAGCTCAACACCGGACTAACGATAAAGATGAAGAACCCGACCGGCATCGGGGCCGACCGCATAGTGAACGCTGTAGCGGGACGCGCAAAATACGGCGCTCCGCTAGTCATCGTCGACCTCGGGACCGCCATAACTTTCGATGTCATATCGGCGGAAGGCGCGTATCTCGGCGGCGCGATAGCGCCGGGAATGGAACTTGCGATGGAGTCGCTCTTCTCGCGCACGGCGAAGCTGCCGCAGATAGAGCTCACCGCTCCCGAGCACGTCATCGGCGGCAACACGGTAGAGGCGATACAGTCCGGCGTAATCTACGGCACCGTAGGCATGGCCGATAAGATAATCAAGGGAATTTTCAAGGAGCTCGGAGGCCCATGCCGCGTTGTAGCGACAGGCGGCCACGCGCCGCTCATCGCGAAATATTCGAACCGCATCGACACAGTGGACCAGTGGCTTACGCTCGACGGTCTGAGGATACTGTACGAAAGGAACCGCGTTGCTGACTGA
- a CDS encoding tRNA-dihydrouridine synthase yields MLTEAAGAPRDFAPPGWPKKVGGVEVANPVWLAPLAGITFSSFRRFHRALGAGLVHTEMVSALGLIYKGRKTKELLYGFDDERPCALQLFGASAADMANGAEIALSIRQFDALEVNMACPMPKVTKKGAGSKLMEFPDEAAAMMSALKKFGLPVWAKVRVMPRGSALTTEQFCERLFDAGADFIFVHGRTPAQRYEGTASREAVGGVAAMFPGMIGGSGDCYAPEDFADYLSRGCAAVLAARGVLRDALLVPRALKLLGAPVPDGFCTQSPEAQAEILLELGRNIYNTEGESLALMIAKRMLGALFKGFAGAPKLRRDGAMVRKWEEMEKLLKDRASCESSECGAETRH; encoded by the coding sequence TTGCTGACTGAGGCCGCAGGCGCGCCGCGCGATTTCGCTCCGCCGGGCTGGCCGAAAAAAGTCGGCGGCGTCGAGGTCGCCAATCCGGTATGGCTCGCGCCGCTCGCGGGAATAACCTTCAGTTCCTTCCGGCGCTTCCACCGGGCGCTCGGCGCTGGGCTCGTCCATACGGAAATGGTCAGCGCGCTCGGCCTCATATACAAGGGACGCAAGACGAAGGAGCTGCTCTACGGCTTCGACGACGAGCGCCCGTGCGCGCTCCAGCTCTTCGGCGCGAGCGCCGCTGACATGGCGAATGGCGCGGAGATCGCGCTCTCTATACGCCAGTTCGACGCGCTCGAGGTCAACATGGCCTGCCCGATGCCGAAGGTGACGAAGAAGGGCGCCGGCTCGAAGCTTATGGAATTTCCGGACGAGGCCGCGGCTATGATGAGCGCGCTGAAAAAATTCGGCCTCCCTGTGTGGGCGAAGGTGCGCGTCATGCCGCGCGGCTCGGCGCTCACTACCGAGCAGTTCTGCGAAAGGCTCTTCGACGCTGGGGCGGATTTTATATTCGTACACGGACGCACGCCGGCCCAGAGATACGAGGGGACCGCGTCGCGCGAGGCCGTAGGCGGGGTCGCCGCGATGTTTCCAGGAATGATAGGCGGAAGCGGCGACTGCTACGCGCCGGAGGATTTCGCGGACTATCTGTCGCGCGGCTGCGCCGCGGTGCTCGCGGCCCGCGGCGTGCTGCGCGACGCGCTGCTCGTGCCGCGCGCGCTGAAACTGCTCGGCGCGCCTGTGCCGGACGGCTTTTGCACTCAGTCCCCGGAGGCGCAGGCCGAAATTCTTCTCGAACTCGGTAGAAACATCTATAATACCGAGGGAGAGTCTCTCGCTCTCATGATAGCGAAGAGAATGCTCGGCGCTCTGTTTAAGGGCTTCGCTGGAGCGCCGAAGCTCCGCCGCGATGGCGCCATGGTCAGAAAATGGGAAGAAATGGAAAAACTCCTGAAAGACCGCGCATCTTGCGAAAGCAGCGAATGCGGCGCGGAAACGCGGCATTAA